In Odocoileus virginianus isolate 20LAN1187 ecotype Illinois chromosome 5, Ovbor_1.2, whole genome shotgun sequence, a single window of DNA contains:
- the ATP1A1 gene encoding sodium/potassium-transporting ATPase subunit alpha-1 isoform X1 gives MGKGVGRDKYEPAAVSEHGDKKKAKKERDMDELKKEVSMDDHKLSLDELHRKYGTDLNRGLTTARAAEILARDGPNALTPPPTTPEWVKFCRQLFGGFSMLLWIGAVLCFLAYGIQAATEEEPQNDNLYLGVVLSAVVIITGCFSYYQEAKSSKIMESFKNMVPQQALVIRNGEKMSINAEEVVVGDLVEVKGGDRIPADLRIISANGCKVDNSSLTGESEPQTRSPDFTNENPLETRNIAFFSTNCVEGTARGIVVYTGDRTVMGRIATLASGLEGGQTPIAAEIEHFIHIITGVAVFLGVSFFILSLILEYTWLEAVIFLIGIIVANVPEGLLATVTVCLTLTAKRMARKNCLVKNLEAVETLGSTSTICSDKTGTLTQNRMTVAHMWFDNQIHEADTTENQSGVSFDKTSATWLALSRIAGLCNRAVFQANQDNLPILKRAVAGDASESALLKCIEVCCGSVKEMRERYAKIVEIPFNSTNKYQLSIHKNANAGEPRHLLVMKGAPERILDRCSSILIHGKEQPLDEELKDAFQNAYLELGGLGERVLGFCHLMLPDEQFPEGFQFDTDDVNFPVDNLCFVGLISMIDPPRAAVPDAVGKCRSAGIKVIMVTGDHPITAKAIAKGVGIISEGNETVEDIAARLNIPVSQVNPRDARACVVHGSDLKDMTSEQLDDILKYHTEIVFARTSPQQKLIIVEGCQRQGAIVAVTGDGVNDSPALKKADIGVAMGIAGSDVSKQAADMILLDDNFASIVTGVEEGRLIFDNLKKSIAYTLTSNIPEITPFLIFIIANIPLPLGTVTILCIDLGTDMVPAISLAYEQAESDIMKRQPRNPQTDKLVNERLISMAYGQIGMIQALGGFFTYFVIMAENGFLPNHLLGIRVTWDDRWINDVEDSYGQQWTYEQRKIVEFTCHTAFFVSIVVVQWADLVICKTRRNSVFQQGMKNKILIFGLFEETALAAFLSYCPGMGVALRMYPLKPTWWFCAFPYSLLIFVYDEVRKLIIRRRPGGWVEKETYY, from the exons GGCTTAACAACTGCTCGAGCTGCCGAGATCCTAGCCAGAGATGGACCCAACGCCCTCACGCCCCCTCCCACGACCCCCGAATGGGTCAAGTTCTGTCGACAGCTGTTTGGGGGGTTCTCAATGTTACTGTGGATTGGAGCAGTTCTTTGCTTCTTGGCCTATGGCATCCAAGCTGCTACAGAAGAGGAACCTCAAAATGATAAT CTGTATCTTGGTGTGGTGCTGTCCGCGGTTGTCATCATAACCGGCTGTTTCTCCTACTATCAAGAAGCAAAAAGCTCCAAGATCATGGAGTCCTTCAAAAACATGGTTCCTCAG CAAGCCCTCGTGATTCGAAATGGTGAAAAGATGAGCATAAACGCAGAAGAGGTGGTCGTCGGAGATCTGGTGGAAGTGAAAGGAGGGGATCGAATTCCTGCTGATCTCAGAATCATTTCTGCGAATGGCTGCAAG GTGGATAACTCCTCACTCACGGGAGAGTCAGAGCCACAGACCAGGTCTCCGGATTTCACCaatgaaaatcccctggagacaCGGAACATTGCCTTTTTTTCAACCAACTGTGTTGAAG gcactgCACGTGGCATTGTTGTGTACACTGGGGACCGAACCGTGATGGGCAGGATTGCGACTCTGGCTTCTGGGCTGGAAGGGGGCCAGACTCCCATCGCTGCAGAAATTGAACATTTTATCCACATCATCacgggtgtggctgtgttcctgGGCGTGTctttcttcatcctttctctgATCCTTGAGTACACCTGGCTTGAGGCTGTCATCTTCCTCATCGGCATCATTGTAGCCAATGTGCCGGAGGGTCTGCTGGCCACCGTCACG GTGTGCCTGACCCTGACTGCCAAGCGCATGGCCAGGAAGAACTGCTTAGTGAAGAACCTGGAGGCTGTGGAGACCTTGGGATCCACGTCCACCATCTGCTCAGACAAAACTGGAACTCTGACCCAGAACCGGATGACAGTGGCCCACATGTGGTTCGACAACCAAATCCATGAGGCGGACACGACAGAGAATCAGAGCG GTGTTTCATTTGACAAGACTTCGGCCACCTGGCTTGCTCTCTCCAGAATTGCAGGTCTTTGTAACAGGGCCGTGTTTCAGGCTAACCAGGATAACCTGCCTATCCTGAAG CGGGCTGTAGCAGGTGATGCATCAGAGTCTGCTCTCCTAAAGTGCATTGAGGTCTGCTGCGGTTCTGtgaaggagatgagagagagatATGCCAAGATCGTCGAGATCCCGTTCAACTCCACCAACAAGTACCAG TTGTCCATCCACAAGAACGCCAATGCAGGTGAGCCCCGGCACCTACTGGTGATGAAAGGTGCTCCGGAAAGGATCCTGGATCGCTGCAGCTCCATCCTCATCCATGGCAAGGAGCAGCCCCTGGACGAGGAGCTGAAGGACGCCTTTCAGAATGCCTACCTGGAGCTGGGCGGCCTCGGAGAGCGGGTACTGG gTTTCTGCCACTTGATGCTGCCAGATGAGCAGTTTCCCGAAGGCTTCCAGTTTGACACCGATGATGTGAACTTCCCTGTTGATAATCTCTGCTTCGTGGGGCTCATCTCCATGATTGACCCGCCACGGGCTGCTGTCCCAGATGCTGTGGGCAAATGCCGGAGTGCTGGAATCAAG GTCATCATGGTCACCGGAGACCATCCCATCACTGCCAAAGCCATTGCCAAAGGTGTGGGCATCATCTCAGAAGGTAATGAGACTGTGGAAGACATTGCTGCCCGCCTCAACATCCCAGTGAGCCAGGTGAACCCCAG GGATGCCCGGGCCTGTGTGGTGCACGGAAGCGATCTGAAGGACATGACTTCCGAGCAGCTGGATGACATTTTGAAATACCACACGGAGATTGTGTTCGCCAGGACCTCTCCGCAGCAGAAGCTCATTATTGTGGAAGGCTGCCAGAGACAG GGTGCCATCGTGGCTGTAACTGGAGACGGTGTCAATGACTCCCCGGCTTTGAAGAAGGCAGACATTGGGGTTGCCATGGGGATTGCGGGCTCAGATGTGTCTAAGCAAGCTGCTGACATGATTCTCCTAGATGACAACTTTGCCTCAATTGTGACTGGAGTAGAGGAAG GTCGTCTGATCTTTGATAACTTGAAGAAATCCATTGCTTATACCCTCACTAGTAACATTCCTGAGATTACCCCCTTCCTGATATTTATTATTGCAAACATTCCACTCCCTCTGGGGACCGTCACCATCCTCTGCATCGACTTGGGAACGGACATG GTCCCTGCCATCTCCCTGGCTTACGAGCAGGCTGAGAGCGACATCATGAAGAGACAGCCCAGAAACCCCCAGACAGACAAACTCGTGAATGAGCGGCTAATCAGCATGGCCTACGGACAGATTG GTATGATCCAGGCCCTGGGGGGCTTCTTCACTTACTTTGTGATCATGGCTGAGAATGGCTTCCTCCCAAATCACCTGCTGGGCATCCGAGTGACCTGGGATGACCGTTGGATCAACGACGTGGAGGACAGCTATGGGCAGCAGTGG ACCTATGAGCAGAGGAAGATTGTGGAGTTCACCTGCCACACGGCCTTCTTTGTCAGTATCGTGGTGGTGCAGTGGGCTGACTTGGTCATCTGCAAGACCAGGAGGAATTCCGTCTTCCAGCAGGGGATGAA GAACAAGATCTTAATATTTGGCCTCTTCGAAGAGACAGCCCTTGCTGCTTTCCTTTCCTACTGCCCTGGAATGGGTGTTGCCCTGAGGATGTATCCCCTCAA ACCTACCTGGTGGTTCTGTGCCTTCCCCTACTCTCTCCTCATCTTCGTGTATGACGAAGTCCGAAAGCTCATCATCAGGCGACGCCCTGGCG GTTGGGTGGAGAAGGAGACCTACTACTAG
- the ATP1A1 gene encoding sodium/potassium-transporting ATPase subunit alpha-1 isoform X2: MDELKKEVSMDDHKLSLDELHRKYGTDLNRGLTTARAAEILARDGPNALTPPPTTPEWVKFCRQLFGGFSMLLWIGAVLCFLAYGIQAATEEEPQNDNLYLGVVLSAVVIITGCFSYYQEAKSSKIMESFKNMVPQQALVIRNGEKMSINAEEVVVGDLVEVKGGDRIPADLRIISANGCKVDNSSLTGESEPQTRSPDFTNENPLETRNIAFFSTNCVEGTARGIVVYTGDRTVMGRIATLASGLEGGQTPIAAEIEHFIHIITGVAVFLGVSFFILSLILEYTWLEAVIFLIGIIVANVPEGLLATVTVCLTLTAKRMARKNCLVKNLEAVETLGSTSTICSDKTGTLTQNRMTVAHMWFDNQIHEADTTENQSGVSFDKTSATWLALSRIAGLCNRAVFQANQDNLPILKRAVAGDASESALLKCIEVCCGSVKEMRERYAKIVEIPFNSTNKYQLSIHKNANAGEPRHLLVMKGAPERILDRCSSILIHGKEQPLDEELKDAFQNAYLELGGLGERVLGFCHLMLPDEQFPEGFQFDTDDVNFPVDNLCFVGLISMIDPPRAAVPDAVGKCRSAGIKVIMVTGDHPITAKAIAKGVGIISEGNETVEDIAARLNIPVSQVNPRDARACVVHGSDLKDMTSEQLDDILKYHTEIVFARTSPQQKLIIVEGCQRQGAIVAVTGDGVNDSPALKKADIGVAMGIAGSDVSKQAADMILLDDNFASIVTGVEEGRLIFDNLKKSIAYTLTSNIPEITPFLIFIIANIPLPLGTVTILCIDLGTDMVPAISLAYEQAESDIMKRQPRNPQTDKLVNERLISMAYGQIGMIQALGGFFTYFVIMAENGFLPNHLLGIRVTWDDRWINDVEDSYGQQWTYEQRKIVEFTCHTAFFVSIVVVQWADLVICKTRRNSVFQQGMKNKILIFGLFEETALAAFLSYCPGMGVALRMYPLKPTWWFCAFPYSLLIFVYDEVRKLIIRRRPGGWVEKETYY, encoded by the exons GGCTTAACAACTGCTCGAGCTGCCGAGATCCTAGCCAGAGATGGACCCAACGCCCTCACGCCCCCTCCCACGACCCCCGAATGGGTCAAGTTCTGTCGACAGCTGTTTGGGGGGTTCTCAATGTTACTGTGGATTGGAGCAGTTCTTTGCTTCTTGGCCTATGGCATCCAAGCTGCTACAGAAGAGGAACCTCAAAATGATAAT CTGTATCTTGGTGTGGTGCTGTCCGCGGTTGTCATCATAACCGGCTGTTTCTCCTACTATCAAGAAGCAAAAAGCTCCAAGATCATGGAGTCCTTCAAAAACATGGTTCCTCAG CAAGCCCTCGTGATTCGAAATGGTGAAAAGATGAGCATAAACGCAGAAGAGGTGGTCGTCGGAGATCTGGTGGAAGTGAAAGGAGGGGATCGAATTCCTGCTGATCTCAGAATCATTTCTGCGAATGGCTGCAAG GTGGATAACTCCTCACTCACGGGAGAGTCAGAGCCACAGACCAGGTCTCCGGATTTCACCaatgaaaatcccctggagacaCGGAACATTGCCTTTTTTTCAACCAACTGTGTTGAAG gcactgCACGTGGCATTGTTGTGTACACTGGGGACCGAACCGTGATGGGCAGGATTGCGACTCTGGCTTCTGGGCTGGAAGGGGGCCAGACTCCCATCGCTGCAGAAATTGAACATTTTATCCACATCATCacgggtgtggctgtgttcctgGGCGTGTctttcttcatcctttctctgATCCTTGAGTACACCTGGCTTGAGGCTGTCATCTTCCTCATCGGCATCATTGTAGCCAATGTGCCGGAGGGTCTGCTGGCCACCGTCACG GTGTGCCTGACCCTGACTGCCAAGCGCATGGCCAGGAAGAACTGCTTAGTGAAGAACCTGGAGGCTGTGGAGACCTTGGGATCCACGTCCACCATCTGCTCAGACAAAACTGGAACTCTGACCCAGAACCGGATGACAGTGGCCCACATGTGGTTCGACAACCAAATCCATGAGGCGGACACGACAGAGAATCAGAGCG GTGTTTCATTTGACAAGACTTCGGCCACCTGGCTTGCTCTCTCCAGAATTGCAGGTCTTTGTAACAGGGCCGTGTTTCAGGCTAACCAGGATAACCTGCCTATCCTGAAG CGGGCTGTAGCAGGTGATGCATCAGAGTCTGCTCTCCTAAAGTGCATTGAGGTCTGCTGCGGTTCTGtgaaggagatgagagagagatATGCCAAGATCGTCGAGATCCCGTTCAACTCCACCAACAAGTACCAG TTGTCCATCCACAAGAACGCCAATGCAGGTGAGCCCCGGCACCTACTGGTGATGAAAGGTGCTCCGGAAAGGATCCTGGATCGCTGCAGCTCCATCCTCATCCATGGCAAGGAGCAGCCCCTGGACGAGGAGCTGAAGGACGCCTTTCAGAATGCCTACCTGGAGCTGGGCGGCCTCGGAGAGCGGGTACTGG gTTTCTGCCACTTGATGCTGCCAGATGAGCAGTTTCCCGAAGGCTTCCAGTTTGACACCGATGATGTGAACTTCCCTGTTGATAATCTCTGCTTCGTGGGGCTCATCTCCATGATTGACCCGCCACGGGCTGCTGTCCCAGATGCTGTGGGCAAATGCCGGAGTGCTGGAATCAAG GTCATCATGGTCACCGGAGACCATCCCATCACTGCCAAAGCCATTGCCAAAGGTGTGGGCATCATCTCAGAAGGTAATGAGACTGTGGAAGACATTGCTGCCCGCCTCAACATCCCAGTGAGCCAGGTGAACCCCAG GGATGCCCGGGCCTGTGTGGTGCACGGAAGCGATCTGAAGGACATGACTTCCGAGCAGCTGGATGACATTTTGAAATACCACACGGAGATTGTGTTCGCCAGGACCTCTCCGCAGCAGAAGCTCATTATTGTGGAAGGCTGCCAGAGACAG GGTGCCATCGTGGCTGTAACTGGAGACGGTGTCAATGACTCCCCGGCTTTGAAGAAGGCAGACATTGGGGTTGCCATGGGGATTGCGGGCTCAGATGTGTCTAAGCAAGCTGCTGACATGATTCTCCTAGATGACAACTTTGCCTCAATTGTGACTGGAGTAGAGGAAG GTCGTCTGATCTTTGATAACTTGAAGAAATCCATTGCTTATACCCTCACTAGTAACATTCCTGAGATTACCCCCTTCCTGATATTTATTATTGCAAACATTCCACTCCCTCTGGGGACCGTCACCATCCTCTGCATCGACTTGGGAACGGACATG GTCCCTGCCATCTCCCTGGCTTACGAGCAGGCTGAGAGCGACATCATGAAGAGACAGCCCAGAAACCCCCAGACAGACAAACTCGTGAATGAGCGGCTAATCAGCATGGCCTACGGACAGATTG GTATGATCCAGGCCCTGGGGGGCTTCTTCACTTACTTTGTGATCATGGCTGAGAATGGCTTCCTCCCAAATCACCTGCTGGGCATCCGAGTGACCTGGGATGACCGTTGGATCAACGACGTGGAGGACAGCTATGGGCAGCAGTGG ACCTATGAGCAGAGGAAGATTGTGGAGTTCACCTGCCACACGGCCTTCTTTGTCAGTATCGTGGTGGTGCAGTGGGCTGACTTGGTCATCTGCAAGACCAGGAGGAATTCCGTCTTCCAGCAGGGGATGAA GAACAAGATCTTAATATTTGGCCTCTTCGAAGAGACAGCCCTTGCTGCTTTCCTTTCCTACTGCCCTGGAATGGGTGTTGCCCTGAGGATGTATCCCCTCAA ACCTACCTGGTGGTTCTGTGCCTTCCCCTACTCTCTCCTCATCTTCGTGTATGACGAAGTCCGAAAGCTCATCATCAGGCGACGCCCTGGCG GTTGGGTGGAGAAGGAGACCTACTACTAG